One window of the Streptomyces asoensis genome contains the following:
- a CDS encoding methyltransferase, whose product MTTPWGEVTLARHPEDPRETLRAWDASDAYLLRHLAEQDVPLTGTVVVLGDRWGALVTALAAHRPTQITDSWLGQEATRANLARAGVETGAVRLLTTQDPVPERIDVLLVRVPKSLALLEDQLLRLAPAVHAGTVVVGTGMVKEIHTSTLRLFERILGPTRTSLAEQKARLVLCTPDPSLRHPANPWPYDYDLPDDVGGALSGRPVVNHAGVFCAERLDIGTRFLLKHLPTTSGTRRVVDLGCGNGIVGTAVALANPEAEVLFTDESFQAVASAEATYKANGVPGHAEFRVGDGLAGVADGSVDVVLNNPPFHSHQATTDATAWRMFTGARRALRPGGELWVVGNRHLGYHVKLKRLFGNSELVAGDRKFVVLRSVRQG is encoded by the coding sequence ATGACGACGCCGTGGGGCGAGGTCACGCTGGCCCGCCACCCCGAGGATCCGCGAGAGACGCTGCGCGCCTGGGACGCATCCGACGCGTACCTGCTCAGACACCTCGCGGAGCAGGACGTCCCGCTGACCGGCACGGTGGTGGTGCTGGGCGACCGCTGGGGCGCGCTGGTCACGGCGCTCGCGGCGCACCGCCCGACGCAGATCACCGACTCCTGGCTGGGACAGGAGGCGACCCGGGCGAACCTGGCGCGGGCCGGCGTCGAGACCGGCGCGGTCCGGCTGCTCACCACCCAGGACCCGGTGCCGGAGCGGATCGACGTGCTCCTGGTCCGGGTGCCCAAGAGCCTGGCGCTGCTGGAGGACCAGTTGCTGCGGCTGGCGCCCGCCGTGCACGCGGGCACGGTCGTCGTCGGCACCGGCATGGTGAAGGAGATCCACACCTCGACGCTGAGGCTGTTCGAGCGGATCCTGGGGCCGACCCGGACCTCGCTCGCCGAGCAGAAGGCCCGGCTCGTCCTCTGCACCCCGGACCCCTCGCTGCGCCACCCCGCCAACCCGTGGCCGTACGACTACGACCTTCCCGACGATGTCGGCGGTGCCCTCTCCGGCCGTCCGGTCGTCAACCACGCGGGCGTGTTCTGCGCCGAGCGGCTGGACATCGGCACCCGGTTCCTCCTGAAGCACCTGCCGACGACCAGCGGCACCCGCCGGGTCGTCGACCTGGGCTGCGGCAACGGGATCGTCGGTACGGCGGTGGCGCTGGCCAACCCGGAGGCCGAGGTGCTGTTCACGGACGAGTCGTTCCAGGCGGTGGCGTCGGCGGAGGCCACGTACAAGGCGAACGGGGTGCCGGGGCACGCCGAGTTCCGGGTCGGGGACGGGCTGGCGGGGGTGGCGGACGGCAGTGTGGACGTCGTCCTGAACAATCCGCCGTTCCACTCCCACCAGGCGACGACCGATGCCACGGCCTGGCGGATGTTCACGGGGGCCCGGCGCGCACTGCGGCCGGGCGGCGAGCTGTGGGTGGTCGGCAACCGGCACCTGGGCTACCACGTGAAGCTGAAGCGGCTGTTCGGCAACAGTGAACTGGTCGCCGGTGACCGGAAGTTCGTGGTGCTGAGGTCGGTCAGGCAAGGGTGA
- a CDS encoding class II fructose-bisphosphate aldolase, translating to MPLTTTGELVTRAHAARTAVAAFNIITLEHVEAVIAGAESAGAPVVLQVSENAVAYRQGQLLPLARAAAVAAERAAVPVALHLDHVQSDPLLRRAADAGFSSVMYDASRLPYEENLAATRSAVELAHAQGLWIEAELGEIGGKGAHAPGARTDPVEARAFVADSGVDALAVAIGSVHAMTTRTAVLDHGLLERLRTALDVPLVLHGSSGVPDRELTAAVTGGIAKVNIGTALNQAMTGAIREHLGAHPDAVDARTYLSAGREAMARTVERIVTGVGLTLA from the coding sequence GTGCCGCTCACCACCACCGGCGAACTGGTCACCCGGGCGCACGCGGCCCGTACCGCCGTCGCCGCCTTCAACATCATCACGCTGGAACACGTCGAGGCCGTCATCGCCGGGGCCGAGTCCGCCGGCGCGCCCGTCGTCCTCCAGGTCAGCGAGAACGCCGTCGCCTACCGCCAGGGGCAGCTGCTCCCGCTCGCGCGTGCCGCCGCCGTCGCGGCCGAACGGGCCGCCGTACCGGTCGCGTTGCACCTCGACCACGTCCAGAGCGACCCGCTGCTCCGCCGGGCGGCCGACGCGGGCTTCAGTTCGGTCATGTACGACGCCTCCCGCCTGCCGTACGAGGAGAACCTCGCCGCGACCCGTTCCGCCGTCGAGCTGGCACATGCCCAAGGGCTGTGGATCGAGGCCGAGTTGGGGGAGATAGGCGGCAAGGGCGCACATGCGCCCGGTGCCCGCACCGATCCGGTCGAGGCCCGCGCGTTCGTGGCGGACTCCGGTGTGGACGCCCTGGCCGTCGCCATCGGCAGCGTCCACGCGATGACCACCCGCACCGCCGTCCTCGACCACGGCCTGCTCGAGCGGCTCCGCACCGCCCTCGACGTGCCCCTCGTCCTGCACGGCTCCTCCGGCGTCCCGGACCGCGAGCTGACGGCCGCCGTCACGGGCGGCATCGCCAAGGTCAACATCGGCACCGCGCTCAACCAGGCGATGACCGGCGCGATCCGCGAGCACCTGGGAGCGCATCCGGACGCCGTCGACGCCCGCACCTACCTGAGCGCGGGCCGGGAGGCCATGGCGCGCACCGTCGAGCGGATCGTCACCGGTGTGGGGCTCACCCTTGCCTGA